The following coding sequences are from one uncultured Desulfobacter sp. window:
- a CDS encoding RHS repeat-associated core domain-containing protein, which produces MERKADTSTYLEDKYTFKDKSGTWIIYDADGRPVSSGTRTGTTATYLYDRDGDPQPSGLVARDGAQIFWFDYDVDGNLIRVYDADAREVRYDYNGGRLIRVIDVLGNEISYEYSNGNLVKKTSAEGHELLITYNDANDPVQVTNPGGGVYTFEYDYDKNKKQYYAMTKTPGGTIKETWYTDDGDTIRVDLNGETIQKVDVDGRTFTITDRAGNETVKTYDENHNIKSVTYPDGTKVLYQYDLALNKLIQKQNRLNRITRFTYDDDGNLRQKVEAKGSDAERTTTYTYDDDGNILSSTIQADTDTEESTTTFTYDNNGNLESVTDPEGHTTWFTSYDIMGNVLAKIDARGKDWSYTYDDKGRLTATTDPLGHTTKFEYDALDNCIAVVDPNLKRTEYEYDNQSNLVKVTDPLGNETHMTYTLDKKLSSQTDAAGSTIVYDYDNENRLILSTDPAANKTQITYMDVSESGCSSCASGTGGQIDTVTYPTFKKQFTYDALGRKLTQTDIPSDTESRVTAFEYDDEGNLIQKTDAMGNDTDYAYDALNRLKLVADPAGGITRYKYDARDNLVSLTDARDNSTSFAYDKVNRLVKETRPMGQEIAYVYDENGNLAQKTDAENQLTVYDYDAANRLVKIHYYADAADTDPTKTVGFTYDNAGNLLTWDDGSASGEFTYDDLNRKLTDTVNFGTFTKTIAYTWTPNSRKSSYTDPSGNVYNYTYVNNQLTGIELPGTGTITTSAYTWTRPATIQYPGGTKQNRNYDPLMRLTAVTDTDPGSNAVMAYAYTHDNLDNITQKSTEHGNYEYGYDTLLRLTSTDNPETQTDEVFTYDAVGNRLTDVNTSDAWSYNPNNELETHANTSYEYDNNGNMIKKTVNGEATLFFYNLEDRLEKVEDESGNVIAQYGYDPFGRRLWKKISGTTTYFMYADEGLIGEYTATGDEIKTYGWKPDSTWGTDPLFMKIGTQYFFYHNDHLGTPQKMTAVNGAVVWSTKYSSFGETEVEPTATVENPLRFPGQYYDSETGLHYNWHRYYDPETGRYLTPDPIGLEGGINPFVYSENDPVDLIDPWGLKTWRCKRPLGAKPGKKPLPLFNHQYNCISLPNGTIQCDSTNAPPEWPTYMKPGIPSKPSDDYYEKDACKKIDDDKDYCIERCLKKKWKEPRPPYDIGPGTDCQEYSADTFQECTMKCQSKKP; this is translated from the coding sequence CATACCTGTATGATAGAGATGGGGACCCACAACCCTCAGGTCTTGTGGCTCGCGACGGCGCCCAGATATTCTGGTTTGATTACGATGTCGATGGCAATCTCATACGGGTCTATGATGCCGATGCCAGGGAAGTGCGTTATGACTACAATGGCGGCCGGCTCATCCGGGTGATCGATGTTTTGGGCAATGAAATCAGTTATGAATACAGCAACGGCAACCTGGTTAAAAAGACCAGTGCCGAGGGCCATGAACTCCTGATCACCTATAATGACGCCAATGATCCCGTTCAAGTCACCAACCCCGGTGGTGGGGTTTATACATTTGAATACGACTATGACAAAAACAAAAAACAATACTATGCTATGACCAAAACCCCGGGCGGCACAATCAAGGAGACCTGGTATACCGATGACGGGGACACTATCCGGGTGGACCTGAACGGCGAGACCATCCAGAAAGTGGATGTGGACGGCAGAACCTTCACCATCACGGACAGAGCTGGCAATGAGACCGTTAAAACCTATGATGAAAACCATAACATTAAATCTGTTACCTATCCGGACGGCACAAAGGTTTTGTACCAGTATGACCTCGCTCTGAATAAACTGATCCAAAAACAGAACCGGCTCAACCGCATCACACGCTTTACTTACGATGATGACGGCAACCTGCGCCAAAAGGTTGAGGCTAAAGGCAGTGACGCCGAACGGACCACCACCTATACCTATGATGATGACGGCAATATCCTGTCTTCCACCATACAGGCGGATACAGACACCGAAGAAAGCACCACCACATTTACCTATGACAATAACGGCAACCTGGAATCCGTGACCGACCCCGAAGGTCACACCACCTGGTTCACAAGCTATGACATTATGGGTAATGTACTGGCTAAAATCGATGCCCGGGGCAAGGACTGGTCCTATACTTATGATGACAAGGGCCGGCTGACCGCCACTACAGATCCCCTGGGCCATACCACGAAATTTGAGTATGATGCTCTGGACAATTGCATTGCAGTGGTTGACCCCAACCTCAAACGCACCGAGTACGAATACGACAATCAGTCCAACCTGGTCAAGGTCACAGATCCTTTGGGCAATGAAACCCATATGACCTACACCTTGGACAAAAAATTGTCGTCCCAAACCGATGCCGCAGGCAGTACAATCGTTTATGACTATGACAATGAAAACCGGCTGATCCTGTCCACTGATCCTGCGGCTAACAAAACCCAGATCACCTATATGGATGTATCCGAATCCGGCTGTTCTTCCTGCGCCTCAGGCACAGGGGGCCAGATCGACACTGTGACTTACCCCACCTTTAAAAAGCAGTTTACTTACGACGCCCTGGGAAGGAAGCTGACACAAACCGATATCCCGTCTGATACTGAATCCCGGGTCACGGCATTTGAATATGACGATGAAGGCAATCTGATCCAGAAGACCGACGCCATGGGCAACGACACCGATTATGCCTATGACGCCCTTAATCGCCTCAAGCTTGTGGCAGATCCTGCCGGCGGCATCACCCGGTACAAGTACGATGCCAGGGACAACCTGGTCAGCTTGACCGATGCCCGGGACAACAGCACGTCCTTTGCGTATGACAAGGTCAACCGCCTGGTTAAAGAAACCCGGCCCATGGGCCAGGAAATCGCTTACGTCTATGATGAAAACGGCAACCTGGCCCAAAAGACAGATGCCGAAAATCAGTTGACGGTCTATGATTACGATGCAGCCAACCGACTGGTAAAAATCCATTATTATGCGGATGCCGCAGATACCGACCCCACTAAAACCGTTGGGTTCACATATGACAATGCCGGCAACCTGCTCACATGGGACGACGGCAGTGCATCAGGTGAATTTACCTATGATGACCTGAACCGTAAACTCACGGATACAGTCAACTTCGGGACGTTCACAAAAACCATTGCTTATACCTGGACCCCAAACAGCCGGAAAAGCAGTTACACAGACCCGTCCGGCAACGTTTACAACTACACTTACGTCAACAATCAGCTAACAGGCATTGAACTGCCGGGCACCGGCACCATCACTACCAGTGCCTACACATGGACACGGCCTGCGACCATCCAATATCCCGGCGGCACCAAACAGAACCGGAACTATGATCCGCTCATGCGCCTGACTGCCGTCACGGACACAGACCCCGGCAGCAACGCTGTCATGGCCTATGCCTACACCCACGACAACCTGGATAACATTACCCAAAAATCCACAGAACACGGGAACTACGAATACGGCTACGACACCCTCCTGCGTCTGACATCCACAGACAACCCGGAAACCCAGACCGATGAGGTCTTTACCTACGATGCCGTGGGCAACCGCTTGACAGACGTCAACACATCAGACGCCTGGTCTTACAACCCAAACAACGAGCTTGAAACCCATGCCAATACAAGTTATGAATACGATAACAACGGCAACATGATCAAAAAGACGGTCAACGGCGAGGCGACCCTGTTCTTTTACAACCTGGAAGACCGCCTGGAAAAGGTGGAAGATGAATCCGGAAACGTCATTGCCCAATACGGTTACGACCCCTTTGGCCGCAGGCTGTGGAAAAAGATCTCCGGCACCACAACATATTTCATGTATGCTGATGAAGGCCTTATTGGGGAATACACAGCTACGGGCGATGAAATAAAGACCTACGGCTGGAAACCCGATTCAACCTGGGGCACTGACCCGTTATTCATGAAGATTGGAACTCAATACTTTTTCTATCACAATGATCATCTCGGGACGCCTCAGAAAATGACTGCTGTTAACGGAGCTGTGGTTTGGTCGACTAAATATTCGTCATTTGGTGAAACTGAGGTTGAACCAACAGCAACGGTTGAGAATCCTTTGAGATTCCCGGGACAGTACTACGACAGTGAGACTGGGCTACACTATAACTGGCACCGGTATTATGATCCTGAGACAGGGCGGTATCTGACGCCTGATCCGATTGGGCTTGAAGGTGGCATAAACCCTTTTGTTTATTCTGAAAATGATCCAGTTGACCTAATAGATCCTTGGGGGCTTAAAACTTGGAGATGCAAAAGACCGTTGGGTGCTAAACCCGGCAAAAAACCCCTGCCTCTTTTCAACCATCAGTACAATTGTATCTCGCTGCCAAATGGCACTATTCAGTGCGACAGCACTAATGCACCCCCAGAATGGCCTACGTATATGAAGCCGGGCATTCCCTCAAAACCTTCTGATGACTATTACGAAAAAGATGCTTGTAAGAAAATTGATGACGATAAAGATTACTGCATTGAACGCTGCTTAAAAAAGAAGTGGAAAGAACCTCGTCCTCCATATGATATTGGCCCTGGTACAGATTGCCAAGAGTATTCTGCAGATACTTTTCAGGAGTGTACTATGAAATGCCAAAGCAAGAAACCATAA
- a CDS encoding type II toxin-antitoxin system RelE/ParE family toxin: MRVHWTENAVDHLAHIYEYIAFNSPTYARRMIDRITRRSEQIAEHAYSGRKVPEYDAEDIREVIEKPYRIIYRIKPDQIDVVAVIHGARLMPEGL; the protein is encoded by the coding sequence ATGAGAGTTCACTGGACCGAGAATGCCGTTGATCACCTGGCCCATATCTATGAATATATCGCGTTCAACTCACCCACCTACGCCAGGCGGATGATCGACCGGATCACCAGGCGCTCCGAGCAGATTGCAGAACATGCGTACTCCGGCAGGAAGGTGCCGGAGTACGATGCCGAGGATATCCGGGAGGTGATCGAGAAGCCGTACCGGATTATTTACCGGATCAAGCCGGATCAGATTGATGTTGTTGCCGTTATACACGGTGCACGGCTTATGCCCGAAGGATTGTAA
- a CDS encoding helix-turn-helix transcriptional regulator, with protein sequence MKDEDMRKALGDKLKALRKQRRLTQKELAGMLDIGISQLNKYESGMHTPPIKKLIQLSNIFDTTLDYLVKGRKADMEDLHNSKFIKRFKEIEHFDVEEQDAVLKILDAMIIKNKMAGVMSMDAT encoded by the coding sequence ATGAAGGATGAAGATATGAGAAAAGCCCTTGGTGATAAACTTAAGGCCTTGCGCAAGCAGAGGCGGCTGACCCAGAAGGAACTGGCTGGCATGCTTGATATCGGCATTTCTCAACTCAATAAATATGAGTCTGGTATGCACACCCCGCCCATCAAAAAACTCATACAATTGTCCAACATCTTTGATACAACCCTGGATTACCTTGTAAAGGGCAGAAAGGCCGATATGGAGGATCTGCACAACAGCAAGTTTATCAAGCGGTTCAAGGAAATCGAACATTTTGACGTTGAAGAACAGGACGCCGTCCTTAAAATATTGGATGCCATGATCATAAAGAACAAAATGGCCGGCGTCATGTCGATGGACGCAACTTAA
- a CDS encoding CHC2 zinc finger domain-containing protein — MIEQSRINTIKTCVDLKAYIEQATGAAFKKNGKGYVCRCPFPDHEDKTPSFVVTPRENLWNCFGCGRGGDIFEFDHLYFNLDFKASVQKHGGAAPVLQEAVKNKKGEPLRSGT; from the coding sequence ATGATAGAACAATCCAGGATCAACACCATCAAAACCTGCGTGGATCTCAAGGCCTACATTGAGCAGGCCACAGGAGCGGCATTTAAAAAAAACGGGAAGGGATACGTCTGCCGATGCCCCTTCCCGGACCACGAAGACAAGACCCCGTCCTTTGTGGTCACACCCCGGGAGAACCTTTGGAACTGCTTTGGCTGTGGCCGGGGCGGTGACATCTTCGAGTTTGACCACCTCTATTTTAACCTGGACTTCAAGGCCTCGGTGCAAAAGCATGGAGGTGCCGCCCCTGTCCTGCAAGAAGCGGTTAAAAATAAAAAAGGGGAACCGCTGCGGTCCGGGACCTGA
- a CDS encoding toprim domain-containing protein, which yields MARVVSYYQHSFGEDPKGRDYLKARGITGTRSMTDFGAGFANGTLLNILPEDDQVIAALTSMGILNRRGKEVFFNCVVFPMYDGNGAATGLYGRNIDPDCKIRHLYLPGKRTGLVNRQAAKRSQTLILTESVIDALTLYDQGFKNVIPVYGTNGLIEDHLFLFNRRIKEVYLVFDADDPGRKGAQSVAGQLKEKDIIPHTIELPVKDVNLYFNRHTPEEFETLLKQANPRSLEQSDKVNNRKQTLYKKSDHGFITGFGKRQYQIKGIQRGDTQLKATIKASADVQSNGLFELTTIDLYSSRSRTWFGKLCADLFKAPAELIREDIGKLLTLVEEFTPETQKAEGPRATKEETALAMAFLKNPGLMEEILEGLAVMGVIGELVNKAVCYLAATSRQLAKPVSVLIQSRSSAGKSTLQNAILSLMPEEDYENYTRVTDQSLFYKPEL from the coding sequence CTGGCCCGGGTAGTCTCATATTACCAGCACAGCTTTGGGGAAGATCCCAAGGGCCGGGACTATCTTAAGGCCCGGGGCATCACCGGCACCCGCTCCATGACCGACTTTGGTGCAGGCTTTGCCAACGGGACGCTTTTGAACATCCTTCCCGAGGATGACCAGGTCATCGCCGCCCTTACATCCATGGGTATTTTGAACCGCCGGGGCAAGGAGGTGTTCTTTAACTGCGTGGTCTTCCCCATGTACGACGGCAACGGGGCCGCCACCGGCCTCTATGGCCGGAACATTGATCCGGACTGCAAGATCCGGCATCTGTATCTGCCGGGCAAGCGCACCGGCCTTGTGAACCGCCAGGCGGCCAAGCGGTCCCAGACTTTAATCCTCACAGAATCGGTCATCGATGCCCTGACCCTTTACGACCAGGGCTTTAAAAACGTGATCCCGGTTTACGGCACCAACGGGCTGATTGAGGACCATCTTTTTTTATTTAACCGCCGGATCAAGGAAGTTTACCTGGTCTTTGATGCCGATGATCCCGGCAGGAAGGGTGCTCAATCCGTTGCAGGGCAGTTAAAAGAAAAGGATATCATTCCCCATACCATTGAACTGCCGGTGAAGGATGTGAATTTATATTTTAACCGTCATACCCCCGAAGAGTTTGAAACCCTCTTAAAACAGGCCAATCCCCGATCTTTGGAGCAGTCGGATAAGGTCAACAACCGCAAACAGACCCTGTACAAAAAAAGCGATCACGGCTTTATTACGGGCTTTGGGAAACGGCAGTACCAGATCAAGGGTATCCAGCGGGGTGATACCCAGCTTAAAGCCACCATCAAGGCCTCTGCCGACGTACAAAGCAACGGCCTGTTCGAACTGACCACCATTGATCTTTATTCCTCCCGGTCCCGGACCTGGTTCGGCAAGTTGTGCGCCGACCTGTTCAAGGCACCGGCAGAGCTGATCCGGGAGGATATCGGCAAACTGCTGACCCTGGTGGAAGAGTTCACCCCGGAGACCCAAAAGGCCGAGGGACCCAGGGCCACAAAGGAAGAGACAGCGCTTGCCATGGCCTTTTTGAAGAACCCGGGGCTCATGGAGGAGATCCTGGAGGGCCTGGCCGTCATGGGGGTGATCGGAGAGCTGGTCAACAAGGCGGTGTGCTATCTGGCCGCCACCTCCAGGCAACTGGCCAAACCCGTATCCGTGCTCATCCAGTCCCGAAGCTCCGCCGGCAAATCCACGTTGCAGAATGCCATCCTCTCCTTGATGCCCGAAGAAGATTACGAGAACTACACCCGGGTGACGGACCAGTCCCTGTTTTATAAACCTGAACTATAA
- a CDS encoding RHS repeat-associated core domain-containing protein → MYTQGTHVIQRKEDTGWTADKYLYKDKYGNFRQYDSNGRLTAYGNRLGTIAALVYDNQTDTKPSGIEDMDGTRVLWFTYDGDGHLIRAYTAGGREVRYDYAGNNLTLVSDALDQETRYTYDGNNLTRSVDAAGRSTIITYNDSDDPIAVKDAQGNGHLFEYDYDKNKKQYYAAVKTTSGRIREVWTNADGETVRVDINGRTVKEVDQDGRNLIFTDEKGNETRTDYDEKENLTRILYPDNTEVNFAYDLRFNKVSQITDPLGRITTFEYDDQGNLVKKVQARDTAQERVLAFTYDDLGRVLTATSPGDADTDETTTTFTYDDNGNLETITDPMGNVTQFLEYDAMGNLIRFADARDNEWTFAYDANGRLISSTTPENHTTSFEYDGANNRTAVINAKLKRFAFEYDDHNNLVKAIDPLDQYTSTLYNTDHLPVEFTDPDGRSSATAYDNEGRVLTATDRAGNVISYTYSEDDTSPAPSSMPVAVTYPTFTRQLTYDTMYRVIEQTDVLDDTTTRTRSYTFDDAGNLATSTDEAGRTTIYTYDALNRLVKTIAPDNGETLRKYDGRDNLIMLRDPNNGIQYFTYDKNNRLVSSAKPMGAVTTYEYGATGNKTAVADPKGQRIEYTWSSENRLTQTRYFSADDHDTPVETIDFTYDSLGNLLTWNNGTESAQYTYDDLGRKRTETVNYGSFSLSYAYTYTASGEIKTFTGPDGNVLTYEYDTGARLAGITIPGAGQTGFSHNSTAWNNPAAMTLPGGARQDYAYDPLMRLNTITASDPGSNPVMTRGYTYDSQGNITTKATEHGDYTYSYDTMDRLATAINPTLPDESYTYDNLGNRITDVKIQGQITYNADNQLESYGSASYDYDDNGNMTRKTNGYEITSFFYNIEDRLEKVENSAGDTVATYGYDPFGRRLWKQVSGTKTYFHYSNQGLIGEYNAQGDELKTYGYKPGSQWTIDPLFMKIGTDYYWYQNDANGTPQKLIASNGLVVWEGRYDSFGNCQVVSNGITNNLRFAGQYFDDETGLHYNLNRYYDPKTGRYLRVDPFGEGLNLYVYCFNNPNGLIDPYGLCAVNKFLSSFNLQQFLKNTTIYSETIALGLTLAGPETWLGAIVFAGISTAAKSIEIGFYSKTPYLDTAVEVIKMLLPIPQQLKYRGIFTEAIAGKIKDTTIDETYKFIKSKK, encoded by the coding sequence GTGTATACCCAGGGCACCCATGTGATCCAGCGAAAAGAGGATACCGGCTGGACAGCCGACAAGTACCTGTACAAGGACAAATACGGCAATTTCAGGCAATACGACAGCAACGGGCGCTTGACGGCCTACGGCAACCGCCTGGGTACCATTGCCGCGTTGGTTTATGATAACCAAACCGATACCAAGCCGTCCGGGATCGAAGACATGGACGGCACCCGGGTGCTCTGGTTCACCTATGACGGCGACGGCCACCTGATCCGGGCCTATACCGCCGGCGGCAGGGAAGTTCGGTACGATTATGCCGGCAACAACCTGACATTAGTCTCCGACGCCCTGGACCAGGAGACCCGATACACCTACGACGGCAACAACCTGACCCGGTCTGTGGATGCCGCAGGCCGGTCCACCATCATCACCTACAATGACAGTGATGACCCCATTGCCGTAAAGGATGCCCAGGGCAACGGCCATCTTTTTGAATACGACTACGATAAGAACAAAAAGCAATACTATGCCGCCGTTAAAACCACCTCCGGCAGGATCAGGGAGGTGTGGACCAATGCGGACGGCGAAACCGTAAGGGTGGATATCAACGGCCGCACCGTCAAAGAGGTTGACCAGGACGGCCGGAACCTGATTTTCACAGATGAAAAAGGCAATGAGACCCGCACGGATTATGATGAAAAGGAGAACCTGACCCGGATACTTTACCCGGACAACACAGAAGTCAATTTTGCCTATGACCTGCGGTTCAACAAGGTCAGCCAAATCACGGACCCGCTTGGCCGCATCACCACCTTTGAATACGATGATCAGGGTAATCTGGTTAAAAAGGTCCAGGCCAGGGACACGGCACAGGAACGGGTGCTGGCGTTCACATATGACGATTTGGGCCGGGTGCTTACGGCAACGTCACCGGGTGATGCAGATACCGACGAAACCACCACCACCTTTACCTATGACGACAACGGCAATCTTGAGACCATCACCGATCCCATGGGCAATGTCACCCAATTCCTTGAATACGATGCCATGGGCAACCTGATCCGGTTCGCCGATGCCCGGGACAATGAATGGACCTTTGCCTATGATGCCAACGGCCGGCTCATCTCAAGTACAACCCCTGAAAATCATACCACCTCATTTGAGTATGACGGGGCCAACAACAGAACGGCCGTTATCAATGCCAAACTCAAACGGTTCGCGTTTGAATATGACGACCACAACAACCTGGTCAAGGCCATTGATCCCTTAGACCAGTACACTTCCACCCTGTACAACACCGACCATCTGCCGGTTGAGTTCACAGACCCCGACGGCCGGAGCTCGGCAACGGCATATGACAACGAGGGCAGGGTGCTTACGGCAACCGATAGAGCCGGCAACGTCATATCCTATACCTACAGCGAGGATGACACCTCTCCTGCGCCGTCATCCATGCCGGTGGCTGTCACCTATCCGACATTCACCCGGCAATTGACCTATGACACCATGTACCGGGTGATTGAACAGACCGATGTCCTGGATGACACCACCACCCGGACCAGATCCTATACCTTTGATGATGCCGGCAATCTTGCCACATCCACGGACGAGGCAGGCCGCACCACCATTTACACCTACGATGCCCTGAACCGCCTGGTAAAAACAATCGCCCCGGATAACGGTGAAACCCTGCGCAAATACGACGGCCGGGACAACCTGATCATGCTCCGGGACCCCAATAACGGCATCCAGTATTTTACCTACGACAAAAACAACCGCCTGGTCTCTTCGGCAAAACCCATGGGTGCAGTCACAACGTATGAATACGGTGCCACGGGCAACAAAACAGCCGTTGCAGACCCCAAAGGCCAAAGAATTGAGTACACCTGGTCTTCGGAAAACCGCCTCACCCAAACCCGGTACTTCAGCGCAGACGACCATGACACTCCCGTTGAAACCATTGACTTTACCTATGACAGCCTGGGCAACCTGCTAACCTGGAACAACGGCACCGAATCCGCCCAATACACCTACGACGACCTGGGGCGCAAACGCACCGAAACCGTCAATTACGGCAGTTTCAGCCTGTCCTACGCCTATACCTATACCGCGTCCGGTGAGATCAAAACCTTTACCGGGCCGGACGGCAACGTCTTAACATATGAGTATGACACCGGTGCCCGCCTGGCCGGCATCACCATCCCGGGCGCGGGCCAGACCGGGTTCTCCCATAACTCAACCGCCTGGAACAACCCCGCAGCCATGACCCTGCCCGGCGGTGCCCGCCAGGATTACGCTTACGATCCCTTAATGCGGCTGAACACCATCACAGCTTCAGATCCGGGCAGCAACCCGGTAATGACAAGGGGCTATACCTATGACTCCCAGGGCAACATCACAACCAAAGCCACGGAACACGGTGATTACACCTATTCCTACGACACCATGGACCGCCTGGCCACGGCCATCAATCCAACCCTGCCCGATGAGTCATACACCTATGACAACCTGGGCAACCGGATCACTGATGTAAAAATCCAGGGCCAAATCACCTACAATGCCGATAATCAGCTTGAATCCTACGGTTCCGCCAGCTATGATTACGACGATAACGGCAACATGACCCGCAAAACCAACGGGTATGAAATCACCTCGTTCTTTTACAATATAGAAGACCGCCTGGAAAAGGTGGAGAACAGCGCCGGCGACACCGTGGCCACCTACGGCTATGACCCGTTCGGCCGCAGGCTGTGGAAACAGGTATCCGGCACAAAGACATACTTCCACTACAGCAACCAAGGCCTGATCGGCGAATACAACGCCCAGGGCGACGAACTCAAAACGTACGGCTACAAACCCGGCTCCCAGTGGACCATCGATCCCCTGTTCATGAAGATCGGAACCGACTACTACTGGTACCAGAACGACGCCAACGGCACCCCCCAGAAACTGATCGCCTCCAACGGCCTTGTGGTCTGGGAAGGCCGGTACGACTCGTTCGGCAACTGCCAGGTTGTAAGCAACGGTATTACCAACAACTTGCGGTTTGCAGGACAGTATTTTGATGATGAGACTGGACTGCACTACAATCTGAACCGTTATTACGATCCGAAGACTGGCCGATACCTGAGAGTTGATCCGTTTGGTGAGGGGCTGAACCTCTATGTGTACTGTTTTAATAATCCCAACGGGCTAATCGATCCGTATGGGCTTTGTGCCGTTAATAAATTTTTATCGTCTTTTAATCTGCAACAATTTCTTAAAAATACAACAATATATTCTGAAACCATTGCATTAGGATTAACTTTAGCGGGACCGGAAACGTGGCTCGGGGCTATAGTTTTTGCTGGCATATCCACGGCTGCTAAGTCCATAGAAATTGGATTCTATTCCAAAACTCCATATTTAGACACAGCAGTTGAAGTTATCAAAATGCTTCTTCCTATCCCTCAACAGCTAAAGTATAGAGGGATATTCACAGAGGCTATTGCTGGGAAAATTAAAGATACTACTATTGACGAAACATATAAATTTATAAAATCAAAAAAATGA
- a CDS encoding transposase → MKESIIRNQSSAKEKQQVRCCHCSSSLTIRNGTYPRNHPQDDTEIRVQRYLCKSPLCPWKSFSVLPESIMPVVRHTLEAICCCAAMVSAGMNQAQTARFFGCTRGVAKRLRIFSQKFMPWFSREKTVAEWGPDPPSFWPDFTRDVSQSFFPGRWVKLPSTQNIHC, encoded by the coding sequence ATGAAAGAAAGCATAATAAGAAATCAGTCATCTGCCAAGGAAAAACAACAGGTTCGTTGCTGCCATTGTTCGAGTTCTTTGACCATCCGTAACGGAACCTATCCGCGAAATCATCCCCAAGACGACACAGAAATAAGGGTTCAGCGCTATTTGTGCAAATCGCCCCTGTGTCCATGGAAAAGTTTTTCTGTTCTTCCTGAATCCATCATGCCGGTCGTCCGTCACACCCTTGAGGCGATATGCTGCTGCGCAGCCATGGTCAGTGCCGGAATGAACCAGGCACAGACGGCAAGATTCTTTGGGTGCACCCGGGGTGTTGCTAAACGGCTCAGGATCTTTTCTCAAAAATTCATGCCCTGGTTTTCCCGGGAAAAGACTGTTGCCGAATGGGGGCCGGATCCGCCCTCCTTCTGGCCGGACTTTACCAGGGATGTTTCCCAGAGTTTTTTCCCTGGAAGATGGGTTAAATTACCATCAACACAAAACATACATTGTTAA